A window of Flavobacterium flavigenum contains these coding sequences:
- a CDS encoding LolA family protein, giving the protein MLHKSLFIISFLAVSILGHAQTVNEVLQRMGKQYSSAESMQYNSNYTLYKNAESKKIEQSYKGLFCKNSRNEIYMKVDQTEILNSKSINLKINHAEKAVLISDPLQSYFGNFDINPLLDLCKIESFKDFKTYWEIILIPKKYSNLSYSKIVVQISKKYFLQKSVFYYNTAVNFSKDYRAPKSYMPRLEVSNFNFNRKAVNASLFADKTYFDFLSKNKYVATTRLKHYEIIDQRNISNK; this is encoded by the coding sequence ATGTTACATAAATCCTTATTCATCATCAGTTTTCTGGCAGTCTCTATATTAGGTCATGCTCAGACTGTCAATGAAGTTTTACAGCGAATGGGAAAACAATACAGCAGTGCTGAATCAATGCAGTATAACTCAAATTATACTTTATATAAAAACGCAGAATCTAAAAAAATTGAACAATCTTACAAGGGACTTTTTTGCAAAAATTCCCGTAATGAGATTTATATGAAAGTAGATCAGACAGAAATACTGAATTCTAAAAGCATAAACCTGAAAATAAACCATGCAGAAAAAGCCGTATTAATTTCAGATCCGCTGCAAAGTTATTTTGGAAACTTTGATATTAATCCCTTACTGGATTTATGCAAAATAGAATCATTTAAGGATTTTAAAACATATTGGGAAATAATTCTAATCCCAAAAAAATATTCAAATCTTTCCTACTCTAAAATAGTAGTTCAGATATCAAAAAAGTATTTTTTACAAAAATCAGTTTTTTATTACAATACAGCTGTCAATTTTTCTAAAGATTACCGGGCACCAAAATCCTATATGCCAAGATTAGAAGTAAGTAATTTCAACTTTAATCGGAAAGCAGTTAATGCATCGCTTTTTGCAGACAAAACCTATTTTGATTTCTTAAGTAAAAATAAATATGTAGCAACAACACGCTTAAAACATTATGAAATTATTGACCAACGAAACATTTCCAATAAATAA